One window of the Chryseobacterium sp. CY350 genome contains the following:
- the cdd gene encoding cytidine deaminase, which yields MKRSTFITLLTKSMKKDININYEHFKSSSELNDIEKKLFDKAKTAREKAYAPYSNFLVGCAILLDNGEIFTGNNQENAAFPSGLCAERAAIFWIGANFPDQKINKIFIIGGPREFSENTPPIPPCGACRQSLMEYETKQNENIDVYFSNLNEEVFKVNSIKDLLPFYFDSTFL from the coding sequence ATAAAAAGGTCTACATTTATCACCCTTTTGACGAAATCAATGAAAAAAGACATAAATATAAACTACGAGCATTTTAAAAGCAGCAGCGAACTGAATGATATTGAGAAAAAACTCTTCGATAAAGCAAAAACAGCACGCGAGAAAGCGTATGCACCCTATTCGAATTTTTTGGTGGGATGTGCCATTCTTTTAGATAACGGGGAGATTTTCACAGGAAATAATCAGGAAAATGCAGCTTTCCCATCCGGATTATGTGCCGAGCGAGCGGCTATATTCTGGATTGGCGCTAACTTTCCGGATCAGAAAATCAACAAAATTTTTATTATCGGCGGGCCTAGAGAATTCTCAGAAAATACGCCTCCAATTCCACCGTGCGGAGCCTGTCGCCAAAGTTTAATGGAATACGAAACGAAACAGAACGAAAATATTGATGTTTATTTTTCAAATTTAAATGAAGAAGTTTTTAAAGTAAATTCTATTAAAGATTTGCTTCCGTTTTATTTTGATTCGACTTTTTTATAA
- a CDS encoding TonB-dependent receptor plug domain-containing protein, which translates to MGIKRSLVFAFAVCNLSLYFGQGKSIDTVYIFDNQMNKVKLFHKITTLNPADIQKNSSNLSEVLRFQSPVYIKENGRGAVSSPSFRGTTAQQTAFVWNGININSQFLGQGDVNNIALFGYDQMEIKPGGGSVIYGSGAIGGSIHLNNDLSFNQGFHGSLNSEIASFGTFNNFLKASYSNEKFSFKATGSHAISQNEYEVPESRNYINKNGKYYKSNINIAAAYKIAPYHQISWISETFDGNQHYPIFFESQTSTRYETQNFRSLLSWDWKKSKFNNILRAAYTEENFQYFANLNQPRTSGGVGKNYIVKNDFNYFITPKWNVNIIGEFQQNHAEGIGTSGIGDEVRNIASIAGLLRYITSSNISFEAGIKKDFVEGFDSPVLYSFSGKWKAANWYQVNLNLSKNFRFPSFNDLYWQPGGNPNLKPETSVQADMNHEFKVGDFKLTMSPYYIRIKDMLRWMSTPMGYWAPFNTNQVESYGLESQLTYQKQINQHYFKLNAGYIFTKSKDLEINKQLMYVPLHKVFVNADYNYRFVRFYIQGMYNGLTYTDSNEKKSEALQPYFVVNAGISGTILKKYTIGFKVNNIFDEIYETMAYYPLPKRNYSINFNINF; encoded by the coding sequence ATGGGTATAAAAAGATCTTTAGTCTTCGCTTTTGCCGTATGCAATCTGTCTCTTTACTTCGGTCAGGGGAAAAGCATTGATACTGTATATATTTTTGATAATCAAATGAATAAGGTAAAACTTTTTCACAAGATTACCACTTTAAATCCAGCCGACATTCAGAAAAACTCTTCTAATCTTTCTGAAGTTTTACGTTTTCAATCGCCTGTTTACATTAAAGAAAATGGCCGTGGTGCAGTTTCTTCACCATCATTTCGGGGAACTACAGCGCAACAAACCGCTTTTGTGTGGAACGGAATCAATATCAATTCTCAGTTTTTAGGACAGGGAGATGTAAATAATATTGCACTTTTTGGCTATGACCAGATGGAAATAAAACCGGGCGGCGGAAGTGTAATTTACGGAAGCGGTGCGATTGGAGGAAGTATACATTTAAATAATGATTTAAGCTTTAATCAAGGTTTTCACGGCTCATTAAATTCTGAAATTGCATCATTCGGAACTTTTAATAATTTTCTGAAAGCTTCTTACAGCAATGAAAAATTTAGTTTTAAAGCTACAGGAAGTCACGCGATCAGTCAAAATGAATATGAAGTTCCGGAATCCCGAAATTATATCAACAAGAACGGAAAATATTACAAATCAAACATCAATATTGCGGCAGCCTATAAAATTGCGCCTTATCACCAGATCTCATGGATCTCGGAGACCTTTGATGGCAATCAGCATTATCCGATATTTTTTGAAAGTCAGACTTCGACGAGATATGAAACTCAGAATTTCAGAAGCTTGCTTTCATGGGACTGGAAAAAATCTAAGTTTAATAATATCCTTAGAGCTGCCTACACGGAAGAAAATTTCCAATATTTTGCTAATCTCAATCAACCGAGAACAAGTGGCGGTGTAGGAAAAAACTACATTGTAAAAAATGATTTCAATTATTTCATTACTCCAAAATGGAATGTGAATATCATCGGAGAGTTTCAGCAAAATCATGCAGAAGGAATCGGAACTTCAGGAATTGGAGACGAAGTAAGAAATATAGCTTCAATAGCGGGTTTATTACGATATATCACTTCATCCAATATTAGCTTTGAGGCAGGAATAAAGAAAGATTTCGTGGAAGGATTTGATTCTCCTGTATTATATTCATTTTCAGGGAAATGGAAAGCAGCAAATTGGTATCAAGTGAATTTAAACCTCTCAAAAAATTTCAGATTTCCCTCATTTAATGACCTTTACTGGCAACCGGGCGGAAATCCGAATCTTAAACCGGAAACTTCTGTTCAGGCAGATATGAATCATGAGTTTAAAGTCGGTGATTTTAAACTGACCATGAGTCCATATTACATCAGGATAAAAGATATGCTTCGGTGGATGAGTACTCCGATGGGATATTGGGCACCGTTCAATACTAATCAGGTGGAATCTTATGGTCTGGAATCTCAATTGACTTATCAGAAACAAATCAATCAGCATTATTTTAAACTGAATGCGGGTTACATTTTTACAAAATCTAAAGATCTGGAAATCAACAAGCAATTGATGTATGTTCCTCTTCACAAGGTTTTCGTAAATGCAGATTACAATTACCGTTTTGTGAGGTTTTATATTCAGGGAATGTACAACGGACTCACATATACAGACAGTAACGAAAAAAAATCTGAAGCACTGCAACCGTATTTTGTTGTGAATGCTGGAATTTCTGGTACAATTTTAAAAAAATACACTATCGGTTTTAAAGTCAATAATATTTTTGACGAAATCTATGAAACAATGGCTTACTATCCTTTACCAAAAAGAAATTACAGTATCAATTTTAATATAAATTTTTAA